The Vibrio coralliilyticus genome segment GTATGTCTTCCAAGTGACTGTCATAGCCCGGGCTCGCTCCGAAAGCGAGATGCATCGATGCGAGTGAAATTGGTGCACCTGTTGCGACGCGGTTCCCATTGAGGTAAAGGTGGGTTGAGTTTTGATTACTCGCCATCGTGATATGAACCCACTCCCCACGAGGCACTTTAACGCCGGAAAGAAGTTGGGTGGGGAGTTGGGTATCTGGAATTTGCGTGCCTTCGTATTTGCGCCATAACTCTAATGTGTCGTTTTGAGTATTCAGTAACAAAACCGGCTCTCGACTTCTTGCTTCGCCATGAGAACCGTTCATTAGAGATAAGACTGCTTGTTCCGGCTGGTCTTCTTCGAGTTTGAACCAAAAGCTGACGGTTCTATGTTCTGATGCTCTCAAATCGGAAAAGCGAAGGCTGTTGAGCTCTGTAAATGACTTAGCCAATGAACCATCGAAGGAAGTGACACTTGGTAGAGATCCTAGTTCCTCAATATTAACAGGGTATTTTTTCCCCACATTTTGAGGGTCTACTTTCGAGCCGGTGGGTGGGTTATCGAAATCCATACCAATCGTCAGGTTGAAGTTGGTTGCTCGTGGGGGAATGTCGAGATCACGAGTTTCTTGTTCAACAATAACGTCTTCATCACAGCCAACAAGGATACCCATGAGTGATAGGGTAACCAAAGATCGTTTATTGAACAGTGAAGTCAAAGGTGTAGGTAATTGCATAGCCTTGTATCCTCAGTAAAAGATGAACCTGAGAATAAGTGCAGAGTGTTAACGTTTTACTTAAATAGTAATAACCAAAAGTAACGACGCTAAATAGATTTTTTATTGGGTGGTTTAATGAATGATTTTGGTGGATTTATTTTATAATTCATATGCTTATGGTTCATACTTTTTTAAGTGAAGCAAAATATAACATTTACAACTAATCTTACTTTTGTTGTCAACACTTGATTGTCCCGCTAGCAACGCCTTGATGAGTTTATTCATCCTTCATTACAAACTTGTTGTCGACCATTTATTTGCCGGCAAGTTTCTTTACGTAAATTAAGCTTGAAATTTTCTCTTGCGCGAAGATAATGAACGTAAAGTTTACGTTTTATGGTGGGAGAGCGCCGTGAGTGCACCAAAAACAGATGCAGAGCTCAAGAAAGCTACGATACATGAAGCGGCGAAAATCGCTGGTGTATCAATAGCTTCTGTTAGTAGAGCCTTGAATAACAAACCCGGAATCAGCGAGAAAACGAGAAAGAAAATACTCGAGATATGTAAAGAGTTGGGTTACGTCCCTAGTACCTCGGCGCGAGAACTTACCGGTAGCCACAAGAATACAATTGCTATTTCTCTGGGACCACATGACTTTTACGCGTCTCGTTACCTTGGAATGCTTTGGCCATCATTGTCGGCTGCTATTCGTAATTCAGGTCGGAATCTATTACCAGTCAGCTTTGGTGAAGTGGAGCTTGAACAGATTGGCGGAGCGGTGCTCCTTGGTATCACCAATGACGATCCGAGAATTGAAGCGTGTAAGAAAATGGAATTACCCTTCGTTTGTATTGGGATGAGTGAAGGTTCGTTTTGGGTTGCACCTGATGACTTCAATGGTGGTCGAGAAGCGACACAACACCTTGTAGATAAAGGTCTGACCGATATTTGCTTCGTCACACCAACCACTTATGGCGATGGTTATCAGTTTAGACATCAAGGTTACATGTCCGTCATGGCAAGCAACGCTTTACCTGTCAGAGAGCTACGGACTGGTGCAGAACCGTTGGGAGAAATCGCGGCGTATCGCTTCTTTACGCAAATGGAACGTAAACAGCTTGAAGGCTATCAAGGTTTTGTATGTGAGTGTGATGAAACCGCTTTGGGCGTGATTGCGGCATTAAAAGACCGTGGTTACTCGATTCCTGAAGATTTTTCCGTAGTTGGTTACGACGGGTTACCGGGGATATCGAAGGAGCTGACAACCGTTGTTCAAGATAC includes the following:
- a CDS encoding LacI family DNA-binding transcriptional regulator, which translates into the protein MSAPKTDAELKKATIHEAAKIAGVSIASVSRALNNKPGISEKTRKKILEICKELGYVPSTSARELTGSHKNTIAISLGPHDFYASRYLGMLWPSLSAAIRNSGRNLLPVSFGEVELEQIGGAVLLGITNDDPRIEACKKMELPFVCIGMSEGSFWVAPDDFNGGREATQHLVDKGLTDICFVTPTTYGDGYQFRHQGYMSVMASNALPVRELRTGAEPLGEIAAYRFFTQMERKQLEGYQGFVCECDETALGVIAALKDRGYSIPEDFSVVGYDGLPGISKELTTVVQDTDKIAERVASMLEQAILREQPVGSIVPVGLKLGKTT